A stretch of the Odontesthes bonariensis isolate fOdoBon6 chromosome 5, fOdoBon6.hap1, whole genome shotgun sequence genome encodes the following:
- the LOC142380020 gene encoding H-2 class II histocompatibility antigen, E-S beta chain-like, protein MLTLQSFLSLLFLLFSSADALYSYGLLRCQFTSTGDLLFLEQIYFNKILLLQYNGTLGKYTGYTKKAKDIADQLNKSERFLEQEKKNEEKCRAHQQLAFDFLSKPVEPYVRLSPVELQGSRHQSVLVCSAYDFYPKPIKLSWLRNGKEVTTDVTSTEELPDGNWLYQAHSHLEFIPTPGEKIACKVEHASLMEPKLYDWGQCLRRTGIRSLLGR, encoded by the exons ATGCTCACTCTTCAAAGCTTCTTATCACTTCTGTTCCTGTTGTTTTCAAGTGCAG ACGCGCTCTATAGCTACGGTTTGCTTCGCTGCCAGTTCACTTCAACCGGCGACCTGCTGTTTCTGGAGCAAATCTACTTCAACAAGATCCTTCTGCTCCAGTACAACGGCACTTTGGGAAAGTATACCGGCTAcacaaagaaagcaaaggacATTGCAGATCAGCTCAACAAAAGCGAAAGGTTTCTggagcaagagaagaagaatgAAGAGAAATGCAGAGCCCACCAACAACTAGCATTTGACTTTCTTTCAAAACCAG TCGAGCCCTACGTCCGACTGTCACCGGTTGAGTTACAGGGCAGCAGACATCAGAGTGTGCTCGTCTGCAGCGCTTACGACTTTTACCCCAAACCGATCAAACTCTCATGGTTGAGAAATGGGAAGGAGGTGACAACTGATGTGACGTCCACTGAGGAGCTGCCCGATGGAAACTGGCTGTACCAGGCTCACTCTCACCTGGAGTTTATACCCACACCCGGAGAGAAAATTGCCTGTAAGGTGGAGCATGCCAGCCTTATGGAGCCGAAGCTTTATGACTGGG GCCAATGCCTGCGGCGGACGGGAATAAGGTCATTATTGGGACGATAG